The Prosthecobacter sp. SYSU 5D2 genome has a window encoding:
- a CDS encoding transporter, translating to MDPQLSSCKSWLRSLGLGACAAFSLIHAAQAGTPALSAKEPTVPVEAVSWKDHTISPVANPFFHEDAIIRSELRPVFVHHNIDDTFLGGGDAQLYALQIRYALTDRLAIIATQDGYFSINNDAIASPEGWMDLALGLKYALIDDEASQFILTPGFTFKIPTGDREVFQGRGGGEWDLFVAAQKGFGDFHLSGNLGVRLPNNSAENSTLVHYSLMADYYTCRWFIPFVAFNAYTVVDAGNNIALNTEGYDVINFGASGSQGVTQGTIAVGFRSRILKNVDFGFAYEKAIIEPVSLTDDRLTFDLSIRF from the coding sequence ATGGACCCTCAACTCTCCTCCTGTAAATCGTGGTTGCGCAGCCTTGGTCTGGGTGCTTGCGCCGCCTTCTCCCTCATCCATGCCGCCCAGGCAGGCACCCCGGCCCTTTCCGCCAAAGAGCCCACCGTCCCGGTGGAAGCTGTAAGCTGGAAGGACCACACCATCTCCCCGGTGGCCAACCCCTTCTTCCATGAGGATGCCATCATCCGCTCGGAGCTGCGGCCCGTCTTTGTCCACCATAACATTGACGATACTTTCCTCGGCGGCGGCGATGCCCAACTATACGCCCTGCAGATCCGCTATGCCCTCACCGACCGCCTGGCCATCATCGCCACGCAGGACGGCTACTTTAGCATCAACAATGATGCCATCGCCAGCCCCGAAGGCTGGATGGACCTGGCCCTTGGCCTGAAATATGCGCTCATTGATGATGAAGCCAGCCAGTTCATCCTGACCCCCGGCTTCACCTTCAAAATCCCCACCGGCGACCGCGAAGTCTTCCAGGGCCGTGGCGGCGGCGAGTGGGATCTCTTTGTGGCCGCCCAAAAGGGCTTCGGAGACTTCCACCTCTCCGGCAACCTGGGCGTGCGCCTGCCGAATAACAGCGCGGAAAACAGCACCCTGGTCCACTACAGCCTGATGGCCGACTACTATACCTGCCGCTGGTTCATTCCCTTCGTGGCCTTCAATGCCTACACCGTCGTGGATGCGGGAAACAACATCGCCCTGAATACCGAAGGCTACGATGTCATCAACTTCGGTGCCAGCGGCTCCCAGGGCGTCACCCAGGGCACCATCGCCGTCGGTTTCCGCTCGCGGATCCTGAAGAACGTGGACTTCGGCTTCGCCTATGAAAAAGCCATCATCGAGCCCGTCAGCCTCACCGATGACCGCCTCACCTTTGACCTGAGCATCCGCTTCTAA
- a CDS encoding site-2 protease family protein: MKWSFKIANVAGTEVRIHLTFFILLALVAMQGMSGGQGAAGAIDAILFVSAAFLCVLLHEFGHVFAARGYGIRTPDITLLPIGGVARLERMPRKPTHELVVAVCGPLVNVAIAGMIAVVLGINVGFNPDYRFEQAGHFWEKLMIWNLIMVAFNMIPAFPMDGGRVLRALLAMVADYGKATRWAATIGQGIALSVAMWMLFSGTFHPVLLLIAFFIFMAAGQESAAVTQEEATRGLRVRDAMLTDFRTLRADATLQDAAGLLLAGTQQDFPMLDDTGHMIGLLTRKGLVSALDKHGSMHPALEALETCADSLTPVISLGEGLERMRASNCPAIPVYDPVNGQLIGLLTAENIGELLMVRAALRSAPDQGAY; encoded by the coding sequence ATGAAATGGTCCTTTAAAATCGCAAACGTCGCCGGCACAGAGGTCCGCATCCATCTGACTTTCTTCATCTTGCTGGCCCTGGTGGCCATGCAGGGCATGAGCGGCGGCCAGGGCGCAGCGGGAGCCATCGATGCCATCCTCTTCGTCAGCGCCGCTTTCCTCTGTGTGCTTTTGCATGAGTTCGGCCATGTCTTTGCCGCGCGCGGCTACGGCATCCGCACACCAGACATCACCCTGCTGCCCATCGGCGGCGTGGCCCGGCTGGAAAGGATGCCGCGCAAGCCCACGCATGAGCTGGTGGTGGCCGTTTGCGGGCCGCTGGTGAATGTGGCCATCGCGGGAATGATCGCCGTGGTGCTGGGCATCAATGTCGGTTTCAACCCGGATTACCGCTTTGAGCAGGCCGGGCACTTTTGGGAAAAGCTGATGATATGGAACCTCATCATGGTCGCCTTTAACATGATCCCCGCCTTCCCCATGGATGGCGGACGCGTGCTGCGTGCTCTGCTGGCCATGGTTGCGGACTATGGCAAGGCCACCCGCTGGGCCGCGACCATCGGCCAGGGCATCGCCCTGTCCGTGGCCATGTGGATGCTCTTCTCCGGCACCTTTCATCCCGTGCTGCTGCTCATCGCCTTCTTCATCTTCATGGCCGCCGGGCAGGAATCCGCCGCCGTGACGCAGGAAGAGGCCACCCGCGGCCTGCGGGTGCGGGATGCCATGCTGACGGACTTCCGCACCCTTCGGGCAGATGCCACGCTGCAGGACGCCGCTGGCCTCCTGCTGGCAGGTACCCAGCAGGACTTTCCCATGCTGGATGATACCGGCCACATGATCGGCCTGCTGACCCGCAAGGGCCTGGTGTCCGCTCTGGACAAGCACGGCAGCATGCATCCGGCCCTTGAGGCTCTTGAAACCTGCGCCGACTCTTTGACGCCCGTCATCAGCCTGGGCGAAGGTCTGGAACGGATGCGGGCCAGCAACTGTCCGGCCATTCCCGTCTATGACCCCGTCAATGGCCAGCTCATCGGCCTGCTGACGGCCGAGAACATTGGCGAGCTTCTGATGGTCCGTGCGGCCCTGCGGTCCGCCCCGGACCAAGGCGCTTATTGA
- a CDS encoding GreA/GreB family elongation factor encodes MTKISYYDRILLRSVHQTEDPDDSELHIQIVPPYEADAVAGRISVDAPVGKAVLHRRIGDTVNVRAQGQNIPMRIVTVEKHLSTA; translated from the coding sequence ATGACTAAAATCAGCTATTACGACCGCATCCTTCTCCGCTCTGTTCATCAGACGGAGGACCCTGACGATTCGGAACTTCATATCCAGATTGTGCCGCCTTATGAGGCGGACGCCGTCGCCGGCCGCATCTCCGTGGATGCGCCCGTCGGCAAGGCCGTGCTGCACCGCCGCATCGGTGACACCGTCAACGTCCGCGCCCAGGGGCAGAACATTCCCATGCGCATCGTCACGGTAGAAAAACACCTCTCCACCGCGTGA
- a CDS encoding M56 family metallopeptidase, which translates to MLWFLTSTTLLLLLALGLALLARSGRRIIESSTLLITALPLLSLGLECAVPVQLSTNWSLTFPSDSLTSAGFSSALTAIWVAGIFVHLVILARRWAQVLALKAGSASLPLESVSVISTCLSQPEEIIRSHFKTSASIQTPMVIPGLHSLVLLPAAWDTWPVRLQAGALRHEWHHLRHRDALWNLWMSLFRAALWFHPLAWLSVQVWTDACEKDADQAAVTGSDPASYAQDLLGLATLQPYAITGITGFLGSSRLALQRRIRSLLSSPHHDQAHQPFLLKISGPLLILVLTLICAWTGIRHHTLRLEEATLRLSANAFPADP; encoded by the coding sequence ATGCTCTGGTTTCTCACATCCACCACGCTTCTGCTCCTCCTGGCTCTGGGGCTGGCCTTGCTGGCACGGTCCGGGCGTAGGATTATTGAATCCTCCACCCTGCTCATCACCGCGCTGCCCTTATTGAGCCTGGGACTCGAGTGTGCAGTCCCTGTCCAGCTCAGTACAAACTGGTCGCTGACCTTTCCCAGCGATTCCTTGACCTCCGCCGGTTTCTCCTCCGCACTCACTGCCATATGGGTGGCCGGCATCTTCGTCCATCTTGTCATCCTGGCCCGGCGTTGGGCACAAGTCCTCGCTCTGAAAGCCGGTTCAGCCTCCCTCCCGCTGGAGTCAGTATCCGTGATTTCGACCTGCCTGAGCCAGCCTGAAGAAATCATCCGCAGCCACTTCAAAACATCCGCTTCCATCCAGACCCCCATGGTCATTCCCGGCCTGCACAGCCTGGTCCTTTTACCCGCCGCCTGGGACACCTGGCCCGTGCGCTTGCAAGCCGGTGCCCTTCGGCATGAATGGCACCACCTCCGCCACCGGGATGCTCTTTGGAATCTCTGGATGTCCCTGTTCCGCGCCGCACTCTGGTTTCACCCCCTCGCCTGGTTGTCCGTCCAGGTCTGGACAGATGCCTGCGAAAAGGATGCCGACCAGGCCGCCGTCACCGGCAGCGATCCCGCCAGCTATGCCCAGGATCTCCTCGGCCTCGCCACCCTTCAGCCCTATGCCATCACCGGGATCACCGGCTTTCTCGGCTCTTCCCGCCTTGCCCTGCAGCGTCGTATCCGCTCCCTCCTGTCCTCACCGCATCACGATCAGGCACATCAACCCTTCTTGCTTAAAATCTCAGGCCCACTCCTGATCCTTGTCCTCACCCTCATCTGTGCCTGGACCGGCATCCGTCACCACACCCTCAGACTGGAAGAAGCCACCCTCCGACTCTCCGCCAACGCCTTTCCTGCCGATCCATAG
- a CDS encoding HPP family protein, producing MHTWKERIGLELSEVSAKEKLISTVGGVLSIFTLILFGRWGLDGTGGTCVIASMGATAVLLFSVPHGQLSQPWPVIAGHGFSAIIGVLCARYISHQALAGACAVGLAIGLMHQFKCIHPPGGATALIAVIGGPPIHDLGYSFVLFPILINAALMVSLAVLLNACFSWRRYPAFLNRRPPAPAPSRPGPSHEEVVAALKRLDSFVDITEDDLVRLCQMLSTSAPAKVEKKPALPHPGLTNHVF from the coding sequence ATGCATACCTGGAAAGAACGGATCGGACTGGAGCTCAGCGAAGTCAGCGCCAAGGAAAAGCTCATCTCCACGGTGGGGGGCGTGCTCTCGATCTTCACGCTTATCCTTTTCGGACGATGGGGTCTGGACGGCACTGGCGGCACCTGTGTCATCGCCTCCATGGGAGCCACCGCCGTGCTTTTGTTTTCCGTGCCGCATGGTCAGCTTTCCCAACCCTGGCCGGTCATCGCCGGGCATGGTTTTTCCGCGATCATCGGTGTCCTCTGCGCGCGCTACATTTCCCATCAGGCACTGGCCGGGGCCTGTGCGGTTGGCCTTGCCATCGGCCTCATGCACCAGTTTAAATGCATCCATCCGCCTGGCGGTGCCACCGCCCTGATCGCGGTCATTGGCGGCCCCCCGATTCATGACCTCGGCTACAGCTTCGTGCTCTTCCCAATTCTCATCAATGCCGCGCTGATGGTGAGCCTGGCAGTGCTGCTCAATGCCTGTTTTTCCTGGCGGCGCTATCCGGCTTTTTTAAACCGCCGCCCGCCTGCCCCCGCCCCTTCGCGGCCAGGTCCCAGCCATGAAGAAGTCGTCGCCGCCCTGAAGCGCCTGGATTCCTTTGTGGACATCACCGAGGACGACCTGGTGCGCCTCTGCCAGATGCTTTCCACCAGCGCGCCCGCCAAGGTTGAAAAGAAACCGGCACTCCCGCATCCTGGCCTAACAAATCACGTGTTTTAA
- a CDS encoding exodeoxyribonuclease III yields MKLSTWNVNGIRASLNKGLREYLLTSDADVICLQETKAMQEQVDIAFLAGYEAVWNSADKKGYSGTCILSRVPWKSQALGMGIYDHDREGRVITAEYADFFLVTVYTPNSKAGLARLPYRLEWDAAFRDYLKKLEKQKPVLACGDLNCAHQEIDLANPKSNRMNPGFSDDERASFTQHLEAGFLDVFREFDKSPGRYTWWTQRTPDARAKNIGWRLDYWLASAGLRAGITSCTIRDDIHGSDHCPVEMVIQP; encoded by the coding sequence ATGAAACTCTCCACCTGGAACGTCAACGGCATCCGCGCCTCCCTGAACAAGGGGCTGCGGGAGTATCTTCTCACTTCGGATGCGGATGTCATCTGCCTGCAGGAAACGAAGGCCATGCAAGAGCAGGTGGACATCGCTTTTTTAGCCGGTTACGAAGCGGTCTGGAACAGCGCGGACAAGAAAGGCTACTCAGGCACCTGCATCCTGAGCCGGGTGCCATGGAAGAGCCAGGCACTGGGAATGGGCATCTATGATCATGACCGGGAAGGGCGCGTCATTACGGCGGAGTATGCAGACTTTTTCCTGGTGACGGTCTATACGCCCAACAGCAAGGCGGGACTGGCACGGCTGCCGTACCGGCTGGAGTGGGATGCGGCTTTCCGTGACTACCTGAAGAAGCTGGAAAAACAGAAGCCCGTGCTGGCCTGCGGAGACCTGAACTGTGCGCACCAGGAGATTGACCTGGCGAATCCGAAATCCAACCGCATGAACCCGGGCTTCAGCGATGATGAGCGGGCGAGTTTTACGCAGCACCTGGAGGCGGGTTTTCTGGATGTATTCCGGGAGTTTGACAAGTCGCCCGGACGCTACACGTGGTGGACGCAGCGGACCCCAGATGCGCGGGCCAAGAACATCGGGTGGCGGCTGGATTACTGGCTGGCTTCTGCGGGCTTGCGCGCGGGCATCACTTCCTGCACCATCCGGGATGACATCCACGGCAGCGACCATTGCCCGGTGGAGATGGTCATCCAACCCTGA
- a CDS encoding MarR family transcriptional regulator translates to MARPRTPALSQKQYENLASFRFALRQFLRFSENAAQAAGVTPQQHQALLAIKGFPGRSRVTVGELAARLQTAHHSTVGLVDRLVTEKLVKREASKEDRRQVFVLLTRQGEKLLEALSSAHHEELRRVGPEIQELLGRLGGEGDE, encoded by the coding sequence ATGGCCCGCCCGCGCACTCCCGCCCTTTCCCAGAAACAGTATGAAAACCTGGCCTCCTTCCGCTTTGCCCTCCGGCAGTTCCTGCGCTTCAGCGAGAACGCCGCCCAGGCCGCTGGCGTGACCCCGCAGCAGCACCAGGCGCTGCTGGCCATCAAAGGCTTCCCCGGCCGGTCACGGGTCACGGTGGGGGAGCTGGCCGCGCGTTTGCAAACCGCCCATCATAGCACCGTGGGCCTGGTGGACCGCCTGGTGACGGAAAAGCTGGTCAAAAGGGAGGCCTCCAAGGAAGACCGCCGGCAGGTCTTTGTGCTGCTGACCCGGCAGGGAGAGAAACTGCTGGAGGCGCTGTCTTCTGCCCACCATGAGGAACTGCGGCGTGTGGGACCGGAGATCCAGGAACTGCTGGGGAGGCTGGGTGGGGAGGGGGACGAATGA
- a CDS encoding Rrf2 family transcriptional regulator codes for MQLTYHTDFALRILIYMMGRPAQKVTTREMAEFYGISLNHLTKVAKAMTRSGWLTTSRGTGGGLMLAPHTPDTKVGEIVRLMERTDLLECFVPETNTCPITKGCRLKPILYQARTAFFDVLDAHTVRELALQAKPPL; via the coding sequence GTGCAGCTCACCTACCACACCGACTTTGCCCTCCGCATCCTCATTTACATGATGGGCAGACCGGCGCAGAAAGTCACCACCCGGGAGATGGCCGAGTTTTACGGCATCTCCCTCAACCATCTCACCAAAGTGGCGAAGGCCATGACGCGCTCCGGCTGGCTGACGACCTCCCGCGGCACCGGCGGTGGTCTTATGCTTGCACCCCATACCCCGGATACCAAAGTGGGGGAAATCGTCCGTCTTATGGAGCGGACTGATCTGCTGGAATGCTTCGTCCCCGAAACGAATACCTGCCCCATTACCAAAGGCTGCCGCTTGAAACCCATTTTATATCAGGCACGCACCGCCTTTTTTGACGTGCTGGATGCGCATACCGTCCGGGAACTGGCATTGCAGGCAAAGCCGCCCCTATAG
- a CDS encoding group III truncated hemoglobin yields the protein MNISSPHLLTDLEGPPEIEKLVNSFYVKVRADETLGFIFDGIASVDWDAHLPKMYAFWEKVLFRTGSYTGNPLAIHARLLPLTEMGKPQFDRWLELFKQSVDELFCGPNAEHIKNCAADMANVIYSRLNNVPNPGTDPASLTAEQRARYAAYGRTAAV from the coding sequence ATGAACATTTCAAGTCCCCATTTGCTCACTGACCTGGAAGGCCCGCCGGAAATCGAAAAACTGGTGAACAGCTTTTATGTGAAGGTGCGGGCGGATGAGACGCTCGGGTTCATCTTTGACGGCATCGCCAGTGTGGACTGGGATGCGCACCTGCCCAAAATGTATGCCTTCTGGGAAAAGGTGCTGTTCAGGACCGGCAGCTACACGGGAAATCCGCTGGCCATTCATGCGCGGCTGCTGCCGCTGACGGAGATGGGGAAGCCGCAGTTTGACCGCTGGCTGGAGCTTTTTAAGCAGTCCGTGGATGAACTTTTTTGCGGCCCCAATGCGGAGCACATCAAGAACTGCGCCGCTGACATGGCCAATGTGATTTACAGCCGTCTCAACAATGTTCCGAATCCGGGTACTGATCCCGCCAGCCTGACGGCTGAGCAGCGCGCCCGCTATGCCGCCTATGGGCGGACGGCGGCTGTGTGA
- a CDS encoding BlaI/MecI/CopY family transcriptional regulator produces the protein MPRTSSETYSKKERQAMEVLYRLGQATVAQVQAELPEETNYSAVRALLGVLVDKGQARAAKADGARHYLYSPIEPVQKARKGALRKLLTTFFDDSPVKLAMNLLDPSQNKMSADELEKLQQMIDAHRATRKK, from the coding sequence ATGCCCCGCACTTCCTCGGAGACCTATTCCAAAAAGGAACGCCAGGCGATGGAGGTGCTCTATCGTCTCGGCCAGGCCACCGTCGCCCAGGTGCAAGCGGAGCTGCCAGAGGAGACCAATTACTCCGCCGTGCGTGCCCTCCTCGGCGTCCTGGTGGACAAAGGTCAGGCCAGGGCCGCCAAAGCCGACGGCGCCCGCCATTACCTCTACTCCCCCATCGAGCCCGTCCAGAAGGCGCGTAAAGGCGCGCTGAGAAAGCTGCTCACCACCTTCTTTGACGATTCCCCCGTCAAGCTGGCGATGAACCTGCTGGATCCCTCCCAAAACAAAATGTCCGCTGATGAACTCGAAAAACTGCAGCAGATGATAGACGCCCACCGCGCCACCCGGAAAAAATAA